The Flavobacterium johnsoniae UW101 genomic interval ACCTTCAGGTATTGGGAAACATTTCCCTTAAACTGTCCGCTGACACGGGAGTCTTTCCAGCTCGAGATGATATCATCATCACTGATCTTTTTCAAAGCCCTCTCTAGTGCCTGACGGTAAGCAATAGGTGTAACTCCCAGTAAATTATTAATTCTGTTATCTCCGCAGATGACTTCTACTTTCATGCTGCTAACCAGCGCCGAGGCCAGCTTAAAAGAAGTTGACGTCACAAAATACAGCCAGTAAGACGATAATTTCGGGGTCATCACCGGTACGGTGTAAATGTATCTTTGGAGTTTTTTTACTCTGGCAAACTCCAGCAGCATTTCCTTGTAGGTCAAAATATCAGGTCCCCCGATATCAAAACTTTCATTATAAACTACCGGGTTTAACAGCGAGCGGATTAAAAATTCCAAAACATCGCTAATAGCAATCGGCTGGCATTTTGTATTGAGCCATTTAGGGGTAACCATAATGGGCAGTTTATCCACCAGATCGCGTATTATTTCAAAAGAGGCACTTCCTGATCCTACTATTATTCCCGCCCGAAGTACAGTTAATGGCACTGCTGCGGTCTTTAAAATATCTTCCACCGCCTTTCTTGATGATAAATGTTTGGATAGTGATTTATCATTTACAATTCCGCTCAGGTAAATAATTTGTTTTGCATTTGTCTGGTTTATTTTTTGAGTGAAATAATGTGCCGAAATGCTTTCCAATTCATCATAATTGGAAGCGCCGGACATGGAATGGATCAGGTAAAAAGCTGCATCTATATCATCAGGGATATTTTTAAGACTTTCCGGATCCAGAAAATCAGCTTCAATGACCTGTATTTTATTTTTAAACTGTTCAGGAAAATAAAACCTGTTTTTATCCCGGACGCAGCAGACCACCTCATTTCGGTGATCCAGGAGCAAGGGCAGCAGCCTCTTGCCGATATAACCTGTAGCACCTGTTAATAAAATTTTCATCTCTGAGCTGTTTTACAATTTAAAGCTTACCAAACCATAATCCATCGCGAAAATCTGGCCTGAAATTGATGCTGCATCTTCAGAAATAAGATACCCTGCCATGCGGGCCACCTCTGCGGGCTTGAGGTAATTTTTCAAGGGGTGGCGCTCGATCATATTTTCTTTCATACGGTCGTTTCTTAAAATAGATTCCGACAAAGAAGTCTCTGTAATAGTCGGGGCAATACCATTTATACGAATTAACGGGGCAAGTTCAGCACCGAGCGATTTAACCAGACCCTCCACTGCTGCCTTAGAGGCTGCAATACTGGAGTGAAAAGGCATTCCGAGCTTTGCCGCAACGGTACTGAATAAAACAATAGAAGGTTTTTCGCCTTTCTTTAACGCAGGCAGATAATGCTGAATCACTTTGACGGCACCCATCACGTTAATTTCAAAATCTTTTCTGAAATCATCCAGGCTTAAGCCCAGAATGGGTTTGAGGTTTATGGACCCCGGACAATACACCAGGGCATCTATACTTTCAAATTCAGGCAAAGCATCACGGAGCACATCAACTGAAAAATGAATTAAATTTGGATGGGTAATATCGGGAGCTGTTCTGCTGATATTGATTACCTTATAATTTTCCAGCTGCTGCACTAAAACACCATTACCGATTCCTTTACTGCCGCCAACAATTACAATAGTTTTCATTTTTTTAAGATTAGAATTAAAGAACCGTTCTGATTGTTTATGCTATGATTTTCAATTAAATAAGATAGTATTTATAAAATATCAAAAGGACCAAAAGCGGTATTTCATATAAGATGATATCTTAATGTTAAAGATAATAATTGTTTAACTATTTTTAATAAATATTAAACAAAATAAAAACTATTTTATTTAACTTCGCTATGCTCTCCTTAATTCCCGACTGGGAATCCCGAAAAAAAAGCAATTATGAAAAAAGTAAAACGGAACTTTGCCGATCCTGACCTGGACCGCATCATTGAAATGGCATGGGAAGACAGAACTCCTTTCGAGGCCATTGCCTGCCAGTTTGCATTTCAGGAGGCTGATGTAAAAGCCTTAATGAAGAAGGAACTCAAACCCTGCAGCTATAGACTTTGGCGCAAAAGGGTAGAAAACTGTCAAACAAAGCATCTTCGGAAACGCAGTGCGGGAGTTAACCGCTTTAAGTACAGTGAGCAGCGGACCATTTCCAATAACAAAAAATCAAACCAGAAACAATAGAGACAATCTGTATTATTGGAATTATGATACAAAATGCAGAATTCATGTAACCCTAAACTCCTAAAAAATAATAGCTTCGCCATTAAAATATACCAAACAAACCTAACGCTATGTACCGAAATCCTGCGCTATTACAAAATATAATTGATGCTATTCCCTTTCCCATCGGGGTATATGTGGGAGATAATTTAGAAATTGCACTGGCCAATGATGCCATGATCAAAACATGGGGCAAAGGAAATGATGTACTTGGAAAAACCTATCTGAGTGTTGTTCCTGAAATTGAAAACCAGCAGATTCTCGATGAGGCCCTTGGCGTTTTTAAAACCGGAACAGCTTTTCATGCTGTGGGCAGAAAAGTAGATCTGGTCATGCAGGGAATTATGACCGAATATTACTTTAATTATAGTTTTATTCCGCTTTTTGACGAGCATGGAAAAGTCTATGGCGTGCTTAACACCGGCGCTGACATCACAGATCTGCACAAAGCAAAAGAAGAAACCCTGAAAGCAAATGAAAAATTAACCATAGCCATAGAAAGCTCCGGGATAGGAAGTTATGAAATAGACCTTGAAACCAAAAAAATCAAGACTTCAGCAAATTTCAATACGATCTGTTCCATTGGAAGCGAAACAACAAATGACGATTTAATTGCAAAGCTGCACCCAGAGGACCTTCATGCGCGCGAAAAAGCCCATCAGCAGGCGGAGGCAACGGGAAAAATATGCTATGAGGCTCGGATTTTAAATGATGACGGCTCCTACCGCTGGGCTAAAATCAACGGAAAGATTATCAAGGACAAAGACGGGTCTGCAAAGACCATCATTGGTATTGTTCAGGATATACACGAGCATAAGGAATTTCAGGAGGAACTAAAAAAGCAGGTCGCAAGCCGTACAAATGAGCTCACGCGTTCCAATAGTGATCTGATGCATTTTGCCAGCGTAGTGAGCCACGATCTTCGAGAGCCGCTGCGAAAAATTAAATTTTTCAATACACTCTTACGAAATGACATAGAAGAAAATGTTAATGAAAAATCTAAAAAATACCTTCATAAAGTAAGCCAGTCTGCCCAGAGAATGGAAAATATCATAGAGGGAATTTTGACCTATTCCACCCTTGACAAAACTTCACAGGTTATAGAAACAATTAATGTTAATAAGGTTATTGAAGACATAAAAATAGACCTTGAGCTCATAATAAGGGAAAAAGGTGCTATTTTAGTTACTTCTGATCTTCCCGAGATTCAGGGAGCGCCGATTTTAATTAACCAGCTTTTCTATAACCTCCTGCAAAATGCCTTAAAATTTTCCAAAGCGGACCAGCCTCCAAGGATTATCATAACAAGCAGCATCATCAATAGTGACGGCCAGGATTTTGTACAGATAAAAATAAAGGATAATGGTATTGGAATTGAGGCTGAATTTGCAGAAAAGATTTTTACGGCATTTGAAAGACTGCATTCCAAAGACCAGTACGAGGGAAATGGCCTTGGGCTTGCCCTGTGCAGAAAGATTGCCGAAAGGCATAATGGTAAAATAACTGCAGCCGGGGAAAAGGACAACGGCGCTGAATTTACGGTGACCCTTCCTTTACAACAAAAAGCCGATACGCTGTAGAAATTGAAATTTACAACCAATCCATTAGAGGAATTTTACATAGATATTAAGTACAATTGAAGACAATTGACGCCATTTATTGTTTAACTTTATTTAACATGCTTATTTTGAATCATTTTCATTTTATTTTCATTTTATTTTCATTTTAGTTTCATTTTAGTTTCCGACTCTTCTTTAAGACCGCTTTGCTTTTTTATTTAAATAGAGAATTTTGAAAAAACTTGAAAATACAAAAGAATTAATTAAACTTAGCTCTGAACTTTAAAGGTGTTGCATTTGTTTTGTTTTTGAAGAATTTACTAAAGCTCTGAAGGTGTTCGAATCCCAGTTCATACGCAATTTCACCAATTGACAAATTAGTGGCAGCAAGTTTTTCTTTCGCTTTTTCTATGAGTTTATTGTGAATATGCTGCTGCGTATTCTGACCTGTATGAAGCTTCAGTAAACTGCTTAAATAATCTGAGGAAACATTCATATTATCAGCAACGGTCTGGACAGAAAGAAGATTTCTTTCATCCCGGTTTTTATCATCAAAATAATTATTCAAAAAATCTTCCACTTTTGATAGTATTTGATGACTGCTGATTTTTCTTGTAAGAAACTGG includes:
- a CDS encoding SDR family oxidoreductase, producing MKILLTGATGYIGKRLLPLLLDHRNEVVCCVRDKNRFYFPEQFKNKIQVIEADFLDPESLKNIPDDIDAAFYLIHSMSGASNYDELESISAHYFTQKINQTNAKQIIYLSGIVNDKSLSKHLSSRKAVEDILKTAAVPLTVLRAGIIVGSGSASFEIIRDLVDKLPIMVTPKWLNTKCQPIAISDVLEFLIRSLLNPVVYNESFDIGGPDILTYKEMLLEFARVKKLQRYIYTVPVMTPKLSSYWLYFVTSTSFKLASALVSSMKVEVICGDNRINNLLGVTPIAYRQALERALKKISDDDIISSWKDSRVSGQFKGNVSQYLKVPKKGCYIDRRKRAIINREYTIARVWSIGGETGWYYADWLWDLRGFIDKIFGGVGTRRGRTHKKEIHAGDALDFWRVVYADKKQGKLVLYAEMKLPGEAWLEFKIINNTLYQAATFKPRGIMGRIYWYAVLPFHGFIFNGMLKKLI
- a CDS encoding SDR family NAD(P)-dependent oxidoreductase gives rise to the protein MKTIVIVGGSKGIGNGVLVQQLENYKVINISRTAPDITHPNLIHFSVDVLRDALPEFESIDALVYCPGSINLKPILGLSLDDFRKDFEINVMGAVKVIQHYLPALKKGEKPSIVLFSTVAAKLGMPFHSSIAASKAAVEGLVKSLGAELAPLIRINGIAPTITETSLSESILRNDRMKENMIERHPLKNYLKPAEVARMAGYLISEDAASISGQIFAMDYGLVSFKL
- a CDS encoding TIGR03643 family protein; the protein is MKKVKRNFADPDLDRIIEMAWEDRTPFEAIACQFAFQEADVKALMKKELKPCSYRLWRKRVENCQTKHLRKRSAGVNRFKYSEQRTISNNKKSNQKQ
- a CDS encoding sensor histidine kinase — encoded protein: MYRNPALLQNIIDAIPFPIGVYVGDNLEIALANDAMIKTWGKGNDVLGKTYLSVVPEIENQQILDEALGVFKTGTAFHAVGRKVDLVMQGIMTEYYFNYSFIPLFDEHGKVYGVLNTGADITDLHKAKEETLKANEKLTIAIESSGIGSYEIDLETKKIKTSANFNTICSIGSETTNDDLIAKLHPEDLHAREKAHQQAEATGKICYEARILNDDGSYRWAKINGKIIKDKDGSAKTIIGIVQDIHEHKEFQEELKKQVASRTNELTRSNSDLMHFASVVSHDLREPLRKIKFFNTLLRNDIEENVNEKSKKYLHKVSQSAQRMENIIEGILTYSTLDKTSQVIETINVNKVIEDIKIDLELIIREKGAILVTSDLPEIQGAPILINQLFYNLLQNALKFSKADQPPRIIITSSIINSDGQDFVQIKIKDNGIGIEAEFAEKIFTAFERLHSKDQYEGNGLGLALCRKIAERHNGKITAAGEKDNGAEFTVTLPLQQKADTL